In one Culex quinquefasciatus strain JHB chromosome 2, VPISU_Cqui_1.0_pri_paternal, whole genome shotgun sequence genomic region, the following are encoded:
- the LOC6033751 gene encoding phospholipase A1 member A yields MKPSLRVALIAAALSATVTRVDCGLLELFNTSSDNNLPELLDTTVRLANNDVNYFTKVDVIGPVEREVTFWCGNRKSPELRQTFLDDPDLKAKIDASKPIMFITHGWTDNVTKIWVQDMARDALTFFDTNVCGVGWANLAHLNYFESVKQTLVVSGYMTKFIQTLLDLGIPPLSVTLVGHSLGAQISGQVGFNFNGKLGQIFGLDPAGPSYTRPPGGPLSFRLDKSDAVYVQMIVTAKNVSGVSVAEAHENFFPDGGSPPSPNCAVPISSDAEFADVLLCSHLHAYTLFRLSMNPQNVYRARLCSSWTNYLAGKCLFNRTTRMGIYSSRLGGDFYLRTSAKSPYTKAV; encoded by the exons ATGAAACCGTCACTCCGAGTCGCACTCATCGCTGCTGCGTTGTCAGCCACCGTCACTCGGGTAGACTGCGGACTACTGGAGCTGTTCAACACTAGTTCCGATAACAACCTACCGGAGCTGTTGGACACTACGGTGAGGCTGGCCAACAACGATGTGAACTACTTTACGAAGGTGGACGTCATTGGCCCGGTTGAGAGAGAAGTTACGTTTTGGTGTGGCAATAG AAAGTCACCTGAATTAAGGCAAACTTTTCTGGATGATCCAGACCTAAAGGCGAAAATCGATGCTAGCAAGCCAATAATGTTCATCACTCACGGGTGGACCGATAATGTTACGAAGATTTGGGTTCAAGATATGGCACGTGACGCGCTGACGTTTTTCGACACCAACGTTTGTGGCGTTGGATGGGCAAACCTGGCCCATTTGAACTATTTTGAGTCGGTCAAACAAACTCTGGTGGTTTCTGGTTACATGACCAAGTTTATCCAAACGCTGCTTGACTTGGGAATCCCACCGTTGTCAGTTACCTTGGTGGGTCACAGCTTGGGGGCTCAAATAAGCGGACAGGTTGGCTTTAACTTCAACGGCAAACTGGGACAGATCTTCGGACTAGATCCGGCTGGACCATCGTACACACGGCCTCCAGGTGGACCGTTATCCTTCCGTCTCGACAAGTCGGACGCCGTCTATGTGCAAATGATCGTGACGGCCAAGAACGTGTCCGGCGTTTCCGTTGCCGAAGCCCACGAAAACTTCTTCCCGGACGGAGGATCCCCTCCGTCGCCCAACTGTGCCGTCCCAATATCAAGCGATGCGGAATTTGCGGACGTCCTTCTTTGCAGTCATCTGCATGCCTACACGCTATTCCGACTGTCGATGAACCCGCAGAATGTGTACAGGGCAAGGCTTTGCTCCAGTTGGACGAACTACCTTGCTGGCAAGTGCCTGTTTAATCGCACTACACGGATGGGAATCTACAGCTCGCGTTTGGGAGGGGACTTTTATCTTCGGACATCGGCAAAATCACCCTACACGAAAGCAGTGTga